The proteins below come from a single Aegilops tauschii subsp. strangulata cultivar AL8/78 chromosome 6, Aet v6.0, whole genome shotgun sequence genomic window:
- the LOC109747307 gene encoding uncharacterized protein → MPCLAPLSASFLLASSLATYYTDAVIACTLHFSSMSSALEPPCCDDARKQFVVPLTRLLVRDFIRRKGREICSEHVKHQTHPITEVRRHHKLASDEANHLDAYSECRSVIGDGECFYRSFIFSYLEQVIDRQDTHEEHRLLQAVDMVNLHFAALRWNESEFRWNESEFSRSSRAFKNLIEKVMRWKSHGRWKSMESTSSYRREELLEFFSEYDTTQDSLIFLRLVVAVEICWHEEVYEPLIPGLSGNYNLKDWCFQRVTPARRFTDHVMMVALARALEIPLRVERVRGGYDPDIYTVPGVPRPRVTLLYSANHYEIIYPRAPPAESSSHQASQIEHAADEGSSQQTSQREHPGDESSSE, encoded by the exons ATGCCGTGCCTGGCACCGCTGTCAGCGTCATTCCTCTTGGCCTCCTCGCTCGCGACCTACTACACTGATGCCGTCATCGCATGCACACTGCACTTCTCCTCCATGTCGTCTGCCTTAGAGCCTCCATGCTGCGATGATGCTAGGAAACAGTTTGTCGTGCCGCTGACGAGGTTGCTCGTCCGCGACTTC ATTCGTAGAAAAGGAAGGGAGATATGTTCGGAACATGTGAAGCACCAG ACACATCCCATCACTGAAGTCAGAAGGCATCATAAGCTTGCTTCTGATGAGGCGAACCATCTTGATGCCTATTCGGAATGTAGATCGGTGATTGGAGATGGGGAGTGTTTCTACAGGAGTTTCATATTTTCGTACCTT GAGCAAGTTATTGATAGGCAGGACACACATGAGGAGCACCGTCTCCTTCAGGCTGTTGATATGGTGAATCTGCACTTTGCAGCTCTTCGATGGAACGAGTCTGAGTTTCGATGGAACGAGTCTGAGTTTTCGAGGAGCAGCAGA GCATTTAAGAATCTGATCGAGAAAGTAATGAGATGGAAGAGTCATGGCAGGTGGAAGAGCATGGAATCAACTAGCAG CTACCGTAGAGAGGAGCTTCTCGAGTTCTTCAGCGAGTACGATACGACGCAAGACAGT CTCATTTTCCTCAGATTAGTAGTAGCTGTCGAGATATGCTGGCACGAAGAGGTGTATGAACCGCTTATACCAGGGCTCAGTGGAAATTACAATCTTAAAGAT TGGTGCTTTCAGCGCGTCACTCCAGCTCGTCGGTTCACGGATCATGTCATGATGGTGGCCTTGGCCAGAGCGCTTGAGATACCCCTCAGAGTGGAGCGAGTCCGAGGAGGATATGATCCAGATATCTACACTGTCCCTGGAGTTCCCCGTCCGAGAGTGACCCTGCTGTACTCGGCAAATCACTACGAAATCATCTACCCGCGTGCTCCTCCAGCTGAGAGTTCGAGTCATCAGGCTTCCCAGATAGAACATGCTGCTGATGAGGGTTCAAGCCAACAGACTTCACAGAGAGAACATCCTGGTGATGAGAGTTCAAGTGAATAG
- the LOC109747309 gene encoding histone H4, whose protein sequence is MSGRGKGGKGLGKGGAKRHRKVLRDNIQGITKPAIRRLARRGGVKRISGLIYEETRGVLKIFLENVIRDAVTYTEHARRKTVTAMDVVYALKRQGRTLYGFGG, encoded by the coding sequence ATGTCCGGCCGCGGCAAGGGCGGGAAGGGGCTGGGCAAGGGCGGCGCCAAGCGCCACCGGAAGGTGCTCCGCGACAACATCCAGGGCATCACCAAGCCGGCCATCCGTCGTCTCGCTCGGAGGGGCGGCGTGAAGCGCATCTCGGGGCTCATCtacgaggagacccgcggcgtGCTCAAGATCTTCCTGGAGAACGTCATCCGCGACGCCGTCACCTACACCGAGCACGCCCGCCGCAAGACCGTCACCGCCATGGACGTCGTCTACGCGCTCAAGCGACAGGGACGCACCCTCTACGGCTTCGGCGGCTAG